The Maridesulfovibrio hydrothermalis AM13 = DSM 14728 DNA window CATATAATCCTCTTTTTTGCAGTCCGTTCCAAGAGTAACCTTTACCTAGGGAACTGCCTTTCATGGTTATTCCATTCAGCACAAAACTAATGCCTCTGATATTTCCATTTTTGGCTCGGTTTAGTCGAACTTCAATATTATTTTCTTTTAGTACTTTTATGAATAAATTAAGGTTCTTGTATGTTTTTAAAGTGTCTTTTACCTTGTTTTGCAGTTGCATTCTGATAGGCAATTCTCCTGTGCGGAGAGCTTTTTCAACTTCATTTTTGGTTAATGCTTTTGAATCGACTTCTTTGCTGTTTGTAACAGCTTGCAGGTCGTATTTTTTCTCCAGTTCTCGCATTAATTTTTCTTGCTTTCTAAAATCATTACTGTCGCTTACAACCTTTCCTTGCATGGTTACTCGGTTAACTACAATGTGAATATGTGGATGTTCTGTGTCTGTATGTTTCGTTGCAATATATTGGCAGTCACTAAAACCCATTGCTTGTATGTATTTTTGCGTGACGTCACGCCATTCCTTGTCTGTTAGGCTTTCTTGCGGAGCCAAACTAATACTTGCATGGCAAACCACTTTTTTTAAATTGGGCCGCAAATTACGAATAGCTCCAAATTCCTGCGCCAACTCTCTCGGCTTTTCCCCGGCCATATTGGTTGTTAAAATAGATGCACCAGCTTTCCCGAGGTCATAATCCAAAGCTCCGCGAAATCCTGTACCTTTTACGAGTTTAGCTAACATTCTTCGCAGTCTTGTTTAGGCCTAGCAGTTCGCAGCGTAGCTTGGTGACGGCTTCGTGCGTTTCGTTGATTAATCGCTCTGGAATCGCGTTCGTATCTAAACGATAGCTAAGCTGCAAAAGCTGATTTAGATTGCTTCCGAGCTTAGATAATTCGGCGTAAGCTTGTCTGTTTACGGCTGGGACAACTAAGCGTTTTATGTCCTTTTGTATGGATAGCTCTCGCAAGCATTGCGAAAGAGATAAATTTAACATTCGGGCTTTTCTGGCTAGCAGTGTCCGCTCTTTTAAATTCACACGGACGCCAATCACATATTGTCTGACATCTTCGTTCGGAAGAGTGGGACGGCCTGTTTTTTTATGATGATTATTTTTCATTTTGTGATTTTGTTTTTTGATTTATTTCTTTCCCGCAGGGCAAGCGTTTAAGTGAAACGAAAACATGGCTTGCTCCTTACCTTTGAAAAGCTAGCACGACTATAATGTGTCAATCGTGACAGCGATCAATCTCTTTCAGCTGATGAATAAAATAGAGCTATGGTTTAACTGTCCCGTGTCCTCCCTGCTAGGAGGTGGTACGGTGGGACAAAGCGGAATTTTATTTAATTTGATATTGTGCGGAGTTCTATTTCCGCTTCA harbors:
- a CDS encoding plasmid mobilization protein, yielding MKNNHHKKTGRPTLPNEDVRQYVIGVRVNLKERTLLARKARMLNLSLSQCLRELSIQKDIKRLVVPAVNRQAYAELSKLGSNLNQLLQLSYRLDTNAIPERLINETHEAVTKLRCELLGLNKTAKNVS
- a CDS encoding relaxase/mobilization nuclease domain-containing protein, whose translation is MLAKLVKGTGFRGALDYDLGKAGASILTTNMAGEKPRELAQEFGAIRNLRPNLKKVVCHASISLAPQESLTDKEWRDVTQKYIQAMGFSDCQYIATKHTDTEHPHIHIVVNRVTMQGKVVSDSNDFRKQEKLMRELEKKYDLQAVTNSKEVDSKALTKNEVEKALRTGELPIRMQLQNKVKDTLKTYKNLNLFIKVLKENNIEVRLNRAKNGNIRGISFVLNGITMKGSSLGKGYSWNGLQKRGLYEQNEKNKEFIGCERRDSRSGRNHNDGSPLGIAEPAGATQNREQHGVDQAFERISKSNQGINSDSRKNHRRNKGFSH